A stretch of Brassica napus cultivar Da-Ae chromosome C6, Da-Ae, whole genome shotgun sequence DNA encodes these proteins:
- the LOC106407772 gene encoding uncharacterized protein LOC106407772 codes for MDSNGSVVIHFEHGVDRHISTLVMKGRYEEITYSHLVDRIGKKLKIDVDATKLQLSYFPLVLNNKNSCYILDDEDVLGYLMMVDKKNRRCVLHVELAKIVSENQSNEMFSMNEENLSDARANDGMVEVGELEIVPHIQEDEFEHEKISEEGDEMDDREELPAVTAVEPPVVNSEWDDGIDISLHQEFATREEVRDLVDKGVHSNCFEVDIQKSNPRVYILKCRGAGCIWYLRAAKLKNSDFFSIRTYRKIHTCSHGDASVMKKKKRGTPSLVASVVHSDYPGKYKTPDPKTLIDLVQNKLGVKVSYSTALRGKNKALSDLRGNPEESFARLPSYLYMLQRMNPDTITRLEVDEKNQFKYMFFALGACIEGFKAMRQVIIMDGTHLKGVYKGVLLIATAQDPDHHHYPLAFAVVDGEKNASWEWFLTILKTLIPDDPQLVFCTDRNQSIIKKVHEVYPLAIHGYCNYHLSNNVSGACSNVNKKGVAKKFRSIAGIYSEVEFIKCYNDFRKMYPQAAEYLDDSVHETKWARCKFPGERYNIDTTNTVESIIGVLKEPRKYALLPMLDVIVEKITEWFNKYRLFSLRVPERQILIPHVHGILHHMYPSAKKLKVTELNTFEGHYNVLGEDGHGYLVDLSNKTCYCRCFDIDRYPCVHALAAIMARGEMAEHYCSRYYWMEQWTLAYYRTIYPVPHHSTWESSEIPEEIRYQVVLPPYVEKKKGRLQVTRFPSAGGYRRKRKKKFPPLIGENEESGSDGTDSDSSGSDSSDSSGNGNE; via the coding sequence ATGGATAGCAATGGATCTGTGGTGATACACTTTGAACATGGTGTAGACCGACATATTTCTACTTTGGTGATGAAAGGAAGATATGAGGAGATTACTTATTCCCACTTGGTTGATAGAATAGGCAAAAAACTGAAGATTGATGTAGATGCCACCAAGCTTCAACTGAGTTACTTTCCGCTGGtcttgaataataaaaattcttgttatatcttggatgatgaagatgttttaGGATATTTGATGATGGTAGATAAGAAGAACCGACGTTGTGTCTTGCATGTGGAACTTGCCAAAATCGTCTCAGAAAATCAGAGCAACGAGATGTTTTCTATGAATGAGGAAAATCTGAGTGATGCCAGAGCTAATGATGGCATGGTTGAAGTTGGAGAGCTGGAAATTGTTCCTCATATTCAGGAGGATGAGTTTGAGCATGAGAAAATCAGTGAAGAGGGTGATGAAATGGATGATAGGGAGGAGTTGCCGGCTGTTACAGCAGTTGAACCTCCTGTTGTCAATTCAGAATGGGATGATGGCATTGATATTAGTCTTCATCAAGAATTTGCGACTAGAGAAGAAGTGAGGGATTTAGTGGACAAAGGTGTGCATTCCAATTGTTTTGAGGTTGATATACAGAAGTCGAATCCTCGGGTTTACATATTGAAATGTCGTGGGGCTGGATGCATATGGTATTTACGAGCTGCAAAGCTGAAGAACTCTGATTTTTTCTCTATCAGAACGTATAGAAAGATTCATACGTGCTCTCATGGAGATGCAAGtgtcatgaagaagaagaaaagaggcaCGCCAAGCTTGGTCGCATCAGTGGTGCACTCTGATTATCCCGGCAAATACAAGACTCCGGATCCAAAGACTCTCATAGATTTGGTGCAGAACAAGCTGGGTGTTAAGGTTTCATATTCTACGGCTTTGAGAGGGAAAAATAAAGCTTTGAGTGATTTACGTGGTAACCCGGAGGAGAGTTTTGCTAGGCTGCCATCTTACTTGTACATGTTACAAAGGATGAATCCTGATACCATTACACGATTAGAAGTGGATGAGAAGAACCAGTTTAAGTATATGTTCTTTGCGCTCGGAGCTTGCATCGAAGGGTTCAAGGCGATGAGGCAAGTGATAATaatggatggaactcacctgaAGGGTGTGTACAAAGGAGTGCTTCTCATTGCCACTGCTCAAGATccagatcatcatcattatccccTTGCTTTTGCAGTAGTAGATGGTGAGAAAAATGCAAGCTGGGAGTGGtttttaactatattaaaaaCTTTGATACCAGATGATCCTCAGCTTGTATTTTGTACTGATAGAAACCAAAGCATCATCAAGAAAGTACACGAGGTATACCCATTGGCGATCCATGGATATTGCAATTATCACTTGTCTAATAATGTCAGCGGAGCTTGCAGCAATGTTAACAAGAAAGGGGTTGCCAAAAAATTTAGAAGTATTGCTGGTATTTACAGTGAGGTGGAGTTCATCAAATGCTACAACGATTTCAGGAAAATGTATCCTCAAGCGGCCGAGTATCTAGATGACAGTGTTCATGAGACAAAATGGGCAAGATGTAAATTTCCGGGAGAAAGGTACAACATAGACACAACCAACACTGTTGAATCTATCATTGGTGTATTGAAGGAACCAAGGAAATATGCGTTGTTGCCAATGCTTGATGTGATCGTGGAAAAGATAACAGAATGGTTCAACAAATACCGTCTATTTTCTCTACGCGTACCAGAGAGGCAGATACTAATCCCACATGTGCATGGGATATTGCATCACATGTATCCTTCGGCGAAAAAGCTGAAGGTGACCGAGCTAAATACATTTGAAGGTCACTACAATGTGCTTGGCGAGGATGGTCATGGTTATTTGGTTGATCTGAGCAACAAAACATGCTATTGTAGGTGTTTTGATATTGATCGGTATCCTTGTGTGCATGCACTTGCTGCCATCATGGCGCGTGGAGAAATGGCTGAACATTATTGTTCTAGGTATTACTGGATGGAGCAGTGGACTTTGGCATATTACAGGACAATATATCCAGTGCCTCATCATTCAACATGGGAAAGTTCTGAAATTCCTGAGGAAATCCGATATCAGGTTGTCCTCCCTCCGTAtgtggagaaaaaaaaaggaagactaCAAGTTACTAGATTCCCATCTGCCGGAGGATATcggaggaagagaaagaagaagtttcCACCATTGATTGGTGAAAACGAAGAAAGTGGCAGTGATGGCACTGACAGTGATAGCAGTGGTAGTGACAGCAGTGACAGCAGTGGAAATGGGAACGAATGA
- the LOC106407771 gene encoding myristoylated alanine-rich C-kinase substrate-like produces the protein MGNGNEDGEAVAEKDGEKQVEEEAEKDGAKEAEKDGAKEAGTTPEDAEGEEGAAKEAYEVAGNEDEVGQKEGETEADKEGETEEGKTDVEDSPSTLQVMAEAAEKLEKEVDDKAAAEKAGDELAAAEKAASDKEKVGDEEETRPKRTHKPSRPLRSPYQKN, from the exons ATGGGCAATGGCAATGAGGATGGTGAGGCAGTGGCTGAGAAGGATGGTGAGAAACAGGTCGAAGAAGAGGCTGAGAAGGATGGCGCGAAAGAGGCTGAGAAGGATGGCGCGAAAGAGGCTGGGACAACACCTGAAG aTGCTGAGGGTGAGGAAGGGGCTGCGAAAGAGGCTTATGAGGTCGCTGGCAATGAGGATGAAGTAGGTCAGAAGGAGGGCGAGACAGAGGCTGACAAGGAGGGTGAAACTGAGGAAGGCAAGACAGATGTGGAGGACTCGCCATCTACTCTTCAAGTGATGGCAGAAGCTGCGGAGAAACTCGAGAAAGAGGTTGATGATAAGGCTGCTGCAGAGAAGGCTGGTGATGAGTTAGCTGCTGCTGAAAAGGCAGCTAGTGATAAGGAAAAAGTTGGTGATGAGGAGGAGACCAGGCCAAAGAGGACCCATAAACCTTCTCGTCCGCTCAGGTCTCCGTATCAGAAAAACTAA
- the LOC111197938 gene encoding protein PHLOEM UNLOADING MODULATOR-like: MLGFSIVFDSVKAPGLGLGARYIFTMGLGRLLRAITFVSTILPSARPWCASARFNNVPSHPHRWAQKYYVPYAKDPSSIRQLLHWDAAYGSISSQLTTLLKLFAFADPGNYIGDYRADWGPMSFLSSFLRPSYSEGSSWFALLKKAGGGCNDLLYSGHMLVAVLTAMAWTEAYGGFSSALIWLLVAHSTQRTEGNVRAR, from the exons ATGCTGGGTTTCTCGATAGTGTTCGACTCAGTGAAAGCTCCGGGTCTAGGATTAGGGGCACGATACATTTTCACCATGGGATTGGGCCGTCTTTTAAGAGCTATAACCTTCGTATCTACTATCTTACCTTCAGCTAGACCTTGGTGCGCTTCAGCCCGATTCAACAACGTCCCTTCTCATCCTCATCGTTGGGCTCAGAAGTATTATGTCCCTTATGCTAAAGACCCTTCTTCTATTCGCCAGCTCCTCCACTGGGATGCAGCTTACGGTAGCATCTCGTCTCAGCTCACTACTCTACTTAAGCTGTTTGCTTTTG CTGATCCTGGAAACTACATTGGTGACTACAGAGCTGACTGGGGTCCAATGAGCTTCCTCAGCAGCTTCTTGAGACCGAGTTACTCTGAAGGGTCTTCGTGGTTTGCTTTACTAAAGAAAGCGGGAGGTGGTTGTAATGACCTCTTGTACAGCGGCCACATGCTTGTAGCTGTCCTAACCGCTATGGCTTGGAcg GAGGCTTATGGAGGTTTCTCTTCGGCGTTGATATGGTTGCTAGTGGCACACAGCACACAGCGCACAGAGGGAAATGTTAGAGCAAGATGA
- the LOC106363200 gene encoding uncharacterized protein At3g43530-like — protein sequence MAPKTRFAGKTNKEGAPKKKKKNRSAAEKKKAAAVKRRREAVKKKRDAAKKKTETAEKKRKQDSSSSESSSNPTKRRRTASSAEQHSDPDHSPAPSAELLSQDDREGTPSPSFPIEPQKAPTQTPSEAENPLQAPITSNNREDPNRESHSPEAAINNEAQRTIGSNNSDSNPPEAAIGSATIDNDAPRTAGEENMAVEPMRPVGFFFKPSDYWTACKLSSRCHQHYFLETIKDFKESEKSWFENHPQFKHLFHMDCCEKRKVQGLWMLLLRCMHTGKERQAWFGVNGVPIRYSIREHALLSGLYCGSYPENYPRKGKMKFATKHFKHLQKKTKEKNRKKQGLRVTEADVLEKLEKMEADDGSDERLKMAVLYFLTRVIRGRTRNAYFIEPFILQAVDDLDFCNKFPWGRYTFDDCMKEIFHLRDHFAKGLPENNMQWTFPGFVIPLEILAFECIPVLRESFRDPDPNCLPDCPRMCKWKYKRTGTTGFALEEIYKALGNTKVISSTLKPQGDELDLLYEIMDEGSVEDVELQDDSDKADIAVDGWNRILIEPEGKIFWEDLFEMDVRTRPTTQQQSEPHGIFEGQEEERVCEEPEAGGEAGRESVKELELRLNKRMDDGFALRDETIRLLAARVKELEQDRI from the exons ATGGCTCCTAAGACTCGCTTCGCCGGAAAAACAAACAAGGAAGGTGcgccgaagaagaagaagaagaacaggtCTGCGgcggagaagaagaaagctgcggcggtgaagaggaggagagaagccgtgaaaaaaaaaagagatgcagCAAAGAAGAAGACTGAAACCGCAGAAAAGAAGAGGAAGCAAGACTCGTCTTCGTCGGAGTCTTCATCCAATCCAACCAAGCGGCGTCGGACCGCATCTTCAGCAGAACAACATTCCGATCCCGATCATTCCCCGGCACCATCAGCGGAATTGCTTTCTCAGGATGATAGAGAGGGTACGCCAAGCCCATCATTTCCGATTGAGCCACAAAAAGCACCTACTCAAACACCCAGTGAGGCGGAGAATCCACTGCAAGCTCCAATAACTTCTAACAACAGAGAGGATCCCAACAGAGAGTCACACTCACCAGAGGCTGCCATTAACAATGAAGCGCAAAGAACG ATTGGATCTAACAACAGTGATTCAAACCCACCTGAGGCCGCCATTGGATCTGCTACCATTGACAATGACGCGCCAAGAACG GCTGGGGAGGAGAATATGGCCGTAGAACCAATGAGACCTGTTGGTTTTTTCTTCAAGCCGAGTGATTATTGGACGGCTTGCAAGCTCTCCTCAAGGTGCCACCAACACTATTTTCTGGAGACGATTAAAGACTTTAAGGAGTCAGAGAAGAGTTGGTTTGAGAATCACCCTCAGTTCAAGCATTTATTCCACATGGATTGTTGCGAGAAAAGAAAGGTTCAGGGATTGTGGATGTTGCTACTTCGTTGTATGCATACAGGAAAGGAGCGGCAAGCTTGGTTTGGGGTAAACGGTGTTCCAATTAGATACTCTATCAGGGAACATGCCCTCCTCTCTGGTTTATACTGCGGATCATACCCTGAAAACTATCCGAGAAAAGGGAAGATGAAGTTTGCAACAAAGCATTTTAAGCACTTGCAGAAGAAGACTAAGGAGAAGAATAGGAAGAAACAGGGTCTGAGAGTGACAGAAGCGGATGTCTTAGAGAAGCTTGAGAAAATGGAAGCTGATGATGGTAGTGATGAGCGTCTGAAGATGGCGGTTCTTTATTTTTTGACCAGAGTAATAAGAGGAAGGACAAGAAATGCATACTTCATTGAGCCTTTCATTCTCCAGGCAGTAGATGATCTGGATTTTTGCAACAAGTTTCCATGGGGCCGTTACACATTTGATGATTGCATGAAGGAGATTTTCCACTTGAGGGATCATTTCGCTAAAGGGCTCCCAGAGAATAATATGCAGTGGACATTTCCTGGGTTTGTCATCCCTTTGGAG ATATTGGCTTTTGAATGTATCCCTGTCCTTAGGGAAAGTTTCAGAGATCCTGATCCAAACTGTCTCCCAGATTGCCCAAGAATGTGCAAATGGAAGTACAAGAGGACTGGGACAACAGGATTTGCATTAGAAGAGATTTATAAGGCGCTTGGAAACACAAAG GTGATTTCAAGTACGCTGAAACCACAGGGAGATGAACTAGACCTCTTGTATGAAATCATGGATGAAGGGAGTGTGGAAGACGTGGAGCTGCAAGATGATTCAGATAAGGCAGACATAGCCGTTGACGGTTGGAACCGGATCCTTATAGAACCGGAAGGAAAAATATTTTGGGAGGATCTATTCGAGATGGATGTGAGAACCCGGCCTACCACACAGCAACAATCTGAGCCTCATGGTATATTCGAAGGACAGGAGGAAGAAAGGGTATGTGAGGAACCCGAGGCAGGGGGCGAGGCAGGCCGTGAGAGTGTAAAAGAGTTGGAATTGAGATTGAACAAGAGAATGGATGACGGATTTGCATTGAGGGACGAAACAATTCGTCTCTTGGCAGCACGAGTAAAGGAGTTGGAACAAGACAGGATTTAA
- the LOC106408963 gene encoding thioredoxin Y2, chloroplastic, whose translation MAISLPTAHVSPPKSCFSFSSSSKLSSHSSLRFGIRHERVNSRSSSRCACAPLTVRAKKQTFNSFDDLLLNSDKPLLVDFYATWCGPCQLMVPILNEVSETLRDKIAVVKIDTEKYPSLANKYQVEALPTFILFKDGKLWDRFEGALQANQLVERIETSLQAKQ comes from the exons ATGGCGATTTCTCTCCCCACCGCTCATGTCTCTCCCCCTAAGTCGTGTTTCTCCTTTTCATCCTCGTCGAAGCTATCTTCTCATTCATCCCTGCGCTTCGGAATCCGCCACGAAAGAGTTAACTCGCGGTCGTCGTCTCGCTGCGCCTGCGCCCCACTCACT GTTAGAGCAAAGAAGCAAACCTTCAACTCTTTTGATGATTTATTGCTCAACTCTGACAAACCTTTACTAGTAGACTTCTATGCCACATG GTGTGGTCCATGCCAGCTTATGGTACCTATACTTAATGAAGTAAGTGAAACTCTGAGAGATAAGATTGCAGTGGTGAAAATTGATACTGAAAAGTACCCAAGTCTTGCTAACAAATACCAGGTTGAGGCTTTACCTACATTCATCTTATTCAAAGACGGGAAACTCTGGGACCGTTTT GAGGGAGCCTTGCAAGCTAACCAACTCGTTGAACGGATCGAGACTTCTTTACAAGCGAAGCAATAG